The genome window GAACTACCAACCGTTGCACCCCGaactccccttctccgtATCCACTTACCCACTAGTACACGGCCTTACATCAAGGGGGCACTACGACTCGTCCGCAATGTTCATCCAATGTCGACCGAGCGGCGAAGCGCCAAAACGACCGGAACGGAATCCGAGTCCTACCATTTCCACCAACGCTAACGGTAATGGCAACGGTAACGGGTTGGCTAACCGAACGGAAGACAAGGACACCGGTCGACAACTTTTGTTCTTTGGTGATTTGGAAAGTTCGTTCAGAAAACcgggggaagaagaggtggatgcAATGAGGAAAGACCTGGCTGGGGAGATGAATAGGACGATATGGACACAAGCAGCCAAATcatggaaagaagggaaacTTGCCGGGATCTTTGTGAGTACAGCATTAGCATACGATAGACGCTTGATGCCTGAATCTTGTCCATGGGATAACGAGTGCATAAACTGACGAACGTATAGATCGAATGTTCGTACGAGTCGTCCCGTCCCGCTGGATTGATGTATGGACATCTATCTCCGCCATCGTTATGGCACGAGATGCAGACTCTGGCGACGATAGTATCACCTAcagagaggtgagtcacagcGTCGAGTTCCATCATGGGCGATGAACGCGTTCGCTAATTGGGACCCATTTCTCGCCATTACAGACGTCCTCTAGAAGGTCTCAAGGTCTACATCACCCATATCAAGGATAATCTCACGCCTCACCCTAGTGGTCGGACAGCAAGAGAAATCATCATGTCGGAGCTGTGGGAGCTGGAGAAGCAAGGTCGATTAGGGGTCGAGTTTATCGAGACGAAACGAGGTGATCGGATAGGTGAGTGGGGCGAGTCGAAGCATAATGTAGACGAATACTGACAGATCGATTCAATGTGTAGTGATCTAATTCGAAGAAAGGCAAAACATCTAATTTCCAAGCCACCAAAAGTACATCTATAAGTGTATAGTATCCTTCCTGTTGTCAAATCTAGTCTTGCTCTTATAGGTATTCATCTATGTATGTATACTGTCTATGAAAATATAATCATCTACTGCTTGTTCAACTTTTCACCGATAGCGTCCGCCGAAGTATCTGCCAACTTGcccatcaccttccaccaccattctGACGATGTCCCATCGTGATGTACGTTCTTTCCAGCGGGTCGAACGATATGGTTCAGATAAGTGGTCAAGGGGTCGTGGTTGATGAGTTTCAGAGATACAGGGTTTgtcagagggagaagttgCCAGATGTAGCCTAAAGAGGCAAGCTTGGCGGGGATAGCCTTGATGGTGTTGTCTATGTGGTTTTATAGGTCAAATCAACACCACTATCACGAAAGCTTGTATAGCAAAACGAAGCATtgctgcactcaccttcatcggCCGCTTTCCCAACGAGGTTGATATCATACGCCATCCATTTCCCAGGCCACTTCCCCTGCACTTCTAAAGCAAACTTCTCCGCCTCCGTCTCATCGTACGAATGTGAACAAGCCCAAACTACATCTGCTACGGGCGCGACGTTGACCGATCGACTGATTGCGGCGTCTACTCCTCCTCTGTAGGGATAATATCCTTCTACCGTACGGGGCGATTCGGAATTCCAGTAGAAGCCAGGGGACAAATTCTCTGCGACTCTAAATGCTTCGGAGGTGttcatccctctcgtctCAACGAGATATCGCTCGTATACCCCAGTGATAGAAGAGGTGGTTGTGTGGAGTTTGAATGCCTCGTCGAGCGAAAGTAAGTGAGCTTCGCGTTTCCATTCATCTTGTCCTGATCGGCCTTCGCAGTGAACATAGTCGTGTGATAACGGTCGAGTCGCACTGAGGATGAATGGTCGATCGCGGGCGTCGATAGTcgatgtgatgtgtgtggCGGTAGCTGCGTCTGTCCTAGCAATAGAAACGATCTCAGACCTGCGATCCGAGCCATAAGTATCGAGTCAATTCTATAGGTGGTCGCTACCGCTCGCTGACTCACCCCATGACGTCCAATTGTAGCTTCACActcgtcaacctcctcaaaAACTCGTTCATCGGCACAATCActttcacctcttctccatccgTTTCCCGAGACCCAACTAACGAATCATCAATATGGATGCCTGCCACGCCGCTCtggacgaagagcttgacaaGCTTCATAATTGCGATATGGTCGTGGCCTAAGCCTGATTCGGCACCTGACCCGGCATCTGCTATGAGGGGTATGATATCCGGCGATGCGTAGTTGGATTGGTCTTGACCGGCTACGAGACGGGCGGTTCGGGAGTGGTGTAGTTGGGATCGATAGAGGGATTGAACGCGTTTGGGAATTGTGTAGGACGTGTGTTCGGTCTAAGTATACGACAGAGCAGTAGTGAACGGGTTAGCGAGGTACTATGATAGGAACGTACGCGAAGTTATGCTTACGATATCTGAACCTGAGTCTGAGGAAGTAGAATAGCTCTGTGCGGACACGTAGGCGGTCTCTGCGAGATGGCATGGATCAACAATTGATCAAAGAGAACCGCAACCCTCGAAAGACCGGCTTCCCCTCAGTGAAAAGAAGCCCCTTTCCCTACGGCACACTAGCGCCGGCGGGGCTGTCGACGAACCCCAGTGAGAAGAGTCGAGCTCACTCACTTAACCCTGCCTCCTTGAACAACTCCAAGCTTCTTGCGTCCACCACCCCCAATCCCAAAttcactcttccttccttctggGCCCGTTCAAACACCTCTCTCAGCTTGAGCGCCATGACATTCGAATGATGATTCTCGGGAAACGCATCGCGTAATGAAGCGACGGTATCTGCTGAATAAGGTCGATTGAGCGATGATTGGGAAGGGGTTGTCCACCATTCTTGGATAGAAGAAGGGGACAGCCATTCTTCGGTTGACGATGACATGGTGGTTGATCGAATTTTGTGGTTGATGTGGTTGATATTTGTGTGACTGGTCGCCCTCAAGGATGGATAACTGAAAGACTGAAAGGCATGTAGGACGCACTGCACTCGTCTTTAGCTCATGATAATAGTGGAGTGAGTGACGTTTGCCCTCGCATCTCGCTATCTCGGACAATGTCGGCCACTTGGAATAAACGGTCGGTACGGTGGCACGTACGTGCCTGGGCCGGTCTTTATGTCTAATTCCACATCCCCTCGCTGATTAACCTTACCTTATTGCATTTGAGATCCGCACTGTGCATCTACTGTTCACTTTGGGTTTATCCTCATGCGACAATCTTTTCTGCCCAACAAATTGAAGCATTGATTTGCACAGGGATCATACATCATCTCCGTCTGCCATATGCAGTGTGAACGTCCTATCTCTACCAGCTCTACACTTGCAACACACACTCTCAACAGCATATACTACCTCTTACAATGTCTCCATGGCTTTCACACCTCACAAACTCTCTTGGCAGGAGATCTCACTATTGGAAGATTCATGACAGCAATCCTGATGGAGAGTCTTGCCACAACAATCTTTCCAGTAGGGAAGAATCCAGCAGGTCCAAGTACAGCAGCAAACTATGGAGTGAATGTGTAACaaccgtataccgataatcacGAAGACATCGCAAACATGCCAcaaaactcgtcgtaattcataaaacctcgacgcgtttatacgaacttagaactgTCACATCGATGTACCAtgaatcttagatctttaccaatacatgtgagtccagaatatggccttttagcgattggcaaccgggaacatgaacataactGAGACCAAACGAGAATcacaaagggatatagatgtaGGAATAACCGTAGTCAACAGAACGGATCCTCAGTGATTCTtgattttagtcttcaccgtagtgtatgaacttagccactgtagccacgatcttagcagtcacccgatcagtctcgacttagctgcatatatgttatacccttaagtccttGACATATGTGAACTTCATATCTACACTACTGTTTGGGTCGAACCTcggtcattggctggtcggtgtaACACCCCTGACACAGGATGTTACTAACAACCACTTGTTGACCGACTCAGACGTCCACCAGCATTGCCCTGTCACTGACTCCATCTCAGCTGTACCTTGGTTCATCACCAATCTGCCTCTGAACTTCCCTCAACTTGTATGGCTTCTTCCGCAATGTGGGTTATCATGGCCATACTATGTTGAAATTGTACCTGCTTACAAGCCGTTGTGACTACTGATCTACCAGAATACAGTCAAAGTTCCCTCCTATTATGCAGTGGGTTGCTGCATCCCACCCTTGTTTTtaccttgtccttgtcctttaCACAAAACAATCATTCATGGAGGGGTCACAGAAATGACAAACCACGATGGAACATGTTTCATTTAATCCTTTGACTGTGCTGGGAAATGGTGGCTCTCACCCAATCGCAACATGTTTGCCTTGACTCCTGAACCCCTTTTGCCTTCTTTTGTTGATTATTTTCCAGATAATAGGACGGTTTGTATCCGCTTAGACTTTGTCACAAGTACATATGCAATCGAGTCTCTGTTGCCCCAGCCTTTTCTTGCTCTCGTCAGATCACCAAGCTGCTTCCCCTCCCCCACCTGCATATCCAAACACTTAcgctcacactcacactcataCTAACACACACAAACATACTCAAAACACACACAAAATGGAAGAGAATCACAGCACACCTGAAGTTGACCAGACAGTGGACACTACACTGGAGTCAAATAGACATGAAGCTGGGAACTTTGACGGATTTGACATGAACTCTgtaccacctcctcccacATATGAGGAAGCAACAACTGGGCTGTCTGCACCACCACGAGTTGTTGATTTCGGTTTCTGTACCTTTGCTGCTTACACAAAGGGGAATAACAGTAACTGGGTTTGGTCCATGCCAGGTGCAAGCTTGGAGAAAGCAAACAGCAACTTTGCCAGGTCAGTCAGGTATTTTGATCCACCTAACCATGATAACTGGCATAGAGTATACCTTCATCACACCCATGGATCTGAGTTGAAACTTGGCTCACATTTTTTAACACACCCTGCACAGGAAGCTCACTGAAGAAATCCATGACACTCCTTTCAACAATCCATTGTTCCGTGAAACCAAATGGAATGGTGTCAATTGGGAACAGCGGGACTTTGACACTGCCCTTACGGTTGAGGAATACCCCAATTCCACCTcagaggagtggagggaagtttgtgatgatgatggtgttgtgtGTATTTGCAGAGCTGGGCATTCAGGGTGTCCTTTCTCAAAGGTCCCACAGCACCAGTGAGTTTCACTGTACTCTGGCACCTGAATCCAGAGATTGTCCACGTAATTGAACCCTACTCACTTGGTACTTATTAGTCTTGTTACAATCCTTGGAGAAAGTTGGCGTCAGGTTCGTTCTCGAGGACATTCACTACCCCAATGCTCTCAGGATGGCCTTTTGGAATCGTTTCTAAACTTTGATCGAAACCGTCTTACTTCAATGTTTCCCCACAATGTCCCTCTGTCATGATCTTTAACAACCACATCTACCAGCTTGTTGTAACCAGCTTTGACCTTTTGCTTACTTTCATCTATGCTTGCTTAGTATCAGAGGCAGGTCCAAGAACAGGCCTGCACTGGTACAAGATCTTCATAATGTTCACCACCACATACATCACTTGATCAACCTGATCTCATCCCTTATGTTACTACTCTTGCTATTCATGTAGGTCTTGTAGAATATCTCTCAAAGAATCATACTGTTCCCCAGTCTAATTTGACAAAGTTGCCAAAGTAGTAGAGTAtgggtggatggatggatggatggatggatggcagaacggatggatggatggaagcCTGGATATATAGGCAGTTGACTATTCTCAGCTTTGTACTCTTCTCCATAATGATTTCCTGATTTTGAGTTACATCCTGCACCTATGAAATTTctcttgacaatatcacttagccttcagtcagtccaggGTCACAACACTCATCCTCAGGTAGTTCTTCTTGCATTCTTGCTGTTTTTGTCATTCTCCTTGAGTAACtcaatcatctcatcattaCAGTTGACACCCTTAGGtgaatatcactcaaccttgtctccgtggttTGATGGGGTCTCATTGACCATCATGAAAgtagagcagagtagagTAAGGAGTGAAAGAGTTGTGAAACATCATGACTGAAACTTTTGTTGGCAACTCCCATAGTAAAACATGAGAAGCCATATATGTGGACTATGACATGTTGGCTGATTCTCCTTAGTCAGCAGGAGCTTTTTTCCTTCTCGGTGGATGAGACACGAGGGCATATATCATCATGGGCGACATGTTTAAGGCAACTTTGCCATAGCTTGGGTCAGTATTTTTACAGGAGATCCTTTGTTCGTGTTCAAAATCTCAGAAGGCAACCCCTGCAATGACCCGATTTCTGAGAAGTCATGACCATGTGAAACTCTAGGTCAGTGTGCGTGTGGAGGACTGCGGGCTACGACCTGCAGAACTCACACTATCGACCAAACATGTTGGGCGTCGCGATGTGAAGTtgatggatgtgagtacttacctttgatctccttgaacTATCAGAGTCGAAGCAGGTGTTGCTAGAGTAAGTagagtcaatcaaggaatagagcagcgtagagcaagcaagagaaagaggagtgagagagcgagtgagaggtggaagaggtgagagagagtgaatgatgaaagtgaataTGATTAGATGATTGAAAGgaactcttgcttggtctgtctgctcccctttatatacatgcaggggagagataaTTACAGAAGTGATAAGAGCGTACTACGGAAGAAGACAcagaagaagtacgagagagtcACGGTCATAGTACGGAGGTGACACAGATAGCATACAGatactgtggtgggtgattccTGTGTGCGGGGCATGTACAGAACGTGTCTGTTCTgtactcggtctggatacagatcgGTATCTCTCACGGAGTCGGTACGCACACGGTACGAGTGCGGTATTTGACCACTGCAGTGTATGGGCTCGGTATACGTACGTGTACAGAGGACGGTCCGTATCAGTGTCcggtctgtagacatgtTCGGTATGAAGGTGTAGTCGGTACGGAGGCGTGTTTGGTGTATGGTCGGTCGGTATacggatgaggtgttgagttCCCAAGAGTGGTGGCAGTCTGGTGGTTGGTGAGCGAATGGAGTGTGGCCTGGGATCCACTACAGTGCGGGATGTCTCCCAACAAGGATACCCAGAATCAAGCTTCACATGTATAAAAGATGCCATGTTCACATCATGATAGATCTTCTGGTCGCAAGATTGTAGGCAACAAGGTGTCTGGCAGGGCACACAGAAGTGACCAGACCTCTGAAGGTGAGCTCTCATTCTTTGTTACACATGAGATCTCAAATCACCACTTGGGTGAGCTCCACCCGTGTTTCAAGCTCAGCAAAGACCAGAAGTCTGCCCTTGACAAAATTCATGGTGCTTCTGAGGGATTGTCAAACGAGGAGTTGTACAACATGTGATATGGTATTGATCTACTGGTgaggggatgatgagatcagaAATATTGCACACATGTTTTTTGAGGTGCAAGAATACACCAAGGGTGGGTGGTCCTACATCCTTTCAAAGAGCCGTGTCAAGTTCCTGAAAGATGCAAGGAAGACCATAAGTTCTGATGCAAAGGAGATCTATCTCTTCGGCCCTTGATATTGCTCAATCTGCAGTCTATGGCCAGAACCAATCCCAGGTCGCAACAAATGATTTCACAACAACTGCTGATCCCTACATCAATGTCTCAACTGTTCTCTATGAGACACATCAGGATCAAGAATGGTAATAATGTCCTGATCAAGTCGCAGCAACTTTCAACCTCGTTTGATATCTGTTGGATTTAGTAAACAGTCATGGGGAGAGTGATGTAGATACAGcaatggaggaagagtgaaTGAAGCAAGCCAGCATAGTGAAGAGAGAGCAATCTTTGTATACGTTT of Kwoniella shandongensis chromosome 3, complete sequence contains these proteins:
- a CDS encoding isocitrate lyase, encoding MSSSTEEWLSPSSIQEWWTTPSQSSLNRPYSADTVASLRDAFPENHHSNVMALKLREVFERAQKEGRVNLGLGVVDARSLELFKEAGLKTAYVSAQSYSTSSDSGSDITEHTSYTIPKRVQSLYRSQLHHSRTARLVAGQDQSNYASPDIIPLIADAGSGAESGLGHDHIAIMKLVKLFVQSGVAGIHIDDSLVGSRETDGEEVKVIVPMNEFLRRLTSVKLQLDVMGSEIVSIARTDAATATHITSTIDARDRPFILSATRPLSHDYVHCEGRSGQDEWKREAHLLSLDEAFKLHTTTSSITGVYERYLVETRGMNTSEAFRVAENLSPGFYWNSESPRTVEGYYPYRGGVDAAISRSVNVAPVADVVWACSHSYDETEAEKFALEVQGKWPGKWMAYDINLVGKAADEDNTIKAIPAKLASLGYIWQLLPLTNPVSLKLINHDPLTTYLNHIVRPAGKNVHHDGTSSEWWWKVMGKLADTSADAIGEKLNKQ